Proteins from a genomic interval of Rhodococcus rhodochrous:
- a CDS encoding 1-phosphofructokinase family hexose kinase, with protein sequence MPEIVTLTMNPALDVTTFTDAVVPTRKLRCDEPFYDAGGGGVNVAKVARVLGASAAAVYPAGGARGEQMSGLLDDDDVEEHIVPIAGSTRECFTAIDRRSGQEYRFVTPGPELTDEEQERCLATLEKVAEGAKYVVASGSFPPGVPGTFVRRIAAAAHEAGARFVLDSSGDALTSIDSGVYLVKPSLDELCEWTGRELATDDEQITAARELVTSGVTEIVVVSLGADGAIMVTADEAVRVPALAAKVRSAVGAGDSMVAGLVVGLLQERSLRDALALGIACGTAALLTAGSHVCRREDIDRFDALARGV encoded by the coding sequence ATGCCCGAGATCGTCACCCTGACCATGAACCCGGCACTCGACGTCACGACCTTCACCGACGCGGTGGTGCCCACACGCAAGCTCCGCTGCGACGAGCCGTTCTACGACGCCGGCGGGGGAGGAGTGAACGTCGCGAAGGTCGCGCGCGTACTCGGTGCCTCGGCCGCCGCCGTCTATCCGGCCGGTGGTGCGCGGGGTGAACAGATGAGCGGTCTGCTCGACGACGACGATGTCGAGGAGCACATCGTCCCCATCGCCGGGTCCACCCGCGAGTGCTTCACGGCGATCGACCGCCGCAGCGGTCAGGAATACCGTTTCGTCACACCCGGTCCCGAGCTGACGGACGAGGAGCAGGAACGCTGCCTCGCAACACTCGAGAAGGTCGCCGAAGGCGCGAAGTACGTGGTGGCGAGCGGCAGCTTCCCGCCCGGTGTACCCGGCACCTTCGTCCGGCGCATCGCCGCGGCGGCGCACGAGGCCGGCGCGCGATTCGTCCTCGACTCGTCGGGCGATGCGCTGACCAGTATCGATTCGGGTGTCTACCTCGTCAAACCGAGCCTGGACGAGTTGTGCGAGTGGACCGGGCGGGAGTTGGCCACCGACGACGAGCAGATCACGGCCGCGCGCGAACTCGTCACCTCCGGTGTCACGGAGATCGTGGTCGTCTCGCTCGGCGCCGACGGGGCGATCATGGTGACCGCCGACGAGGCCGTGCGGGTGCCGGCCCTGGCGGCCAAGGTGCGCAGCGCCGTCGGAGCCGGCGACAGCATGGTCGCCGGACTCGTCGTCGGACTGCTGCAGGAACGATCGTTACGGGACGCGCTCGCCCTCGGGATCGCCTGCGGCACAGCGGCCCTGCTCACCGCCGGAAGCCACGTCTGCCGCCGCGAGGACATCGATCGTTTCGACGCCCTCGCCCGCGGGGTCTGA
- a CDS encoding response regulator transcription factor has product MSRILIAEDDTRITAFLEKGLRAAGYTTTDATDGETALMLARSGAFDLVILDIGLPRMDGFTVLERLRGEGVRTPVIVLTARDSVTDTVAGLEGGANDYVSKPFQFAELLARIRLRIGDSSSAADPAAVIRDGDMALDLRARRAEIAGESVDLTSREFALFEVFLRHRGQVLSREQILGHVWGYDFDPASNVVDVYVRALRNKIGGDRVETIRGAGYRLR; this is encoded by the coding sequence GTGAGCAGAATCCTCATCGCCGAAGACGACACCCGCATCACCGCCTTTCTCGAGAAGGGGCTGCGCGCAGCGGGATACACCACCACCGACGCCACCGACGGCGAGACCGCACTGATGCTCGCTCGCAGCGGTGCCTTCGACCTGGTGATCCTCGACATCGGGTTGCCCCGCATGGACGGCTTCACCGTCCTCGAGAGGCTGCGCGGTGAAGGTGTGCGAACCCCGGTGATCGTGCTGACCGCGCGGGACAGCGTCACCGATACCGTCGCGGGACTCGAAGGCGGTGCCAACGACTATGTGAGCAAACCGTTCCAGTTCGCCGAACTGCTCGCCCGCATCCGGTTGCGCATCGGCGACAGCAGCTCGGCGGCCGATCCGGCAGCGGTGATCCGCGACGGCGACATGGCTCTGGACCTGCGGGCTCGACGCGCCGAGATCGCCGGGGAGAGCGTCGATCTCACCAGCCGCGAATTCGCCCTGTTCGAAGTGTTCCTGCGTCACCGCGGGCAGGTGCTCTCCCGCGAACAGATCCTCGGGCACGTGTGGGGTTACGACTTCGATCCCGCGTCCAACGTCGTCGACGTCTACGTGCGCGCGCTGCGCAACAAGATCGGGGGAGACCGGGTCGAGACGATCCGCGGCGCGGGGTACCGGTTGCGATGA
- a CDS encoding riboflavin synthase — MFTGIVEELGEIVAKEDLADAARFTVRGPLVTSDAKHGDSIAVNGVCLTVVDVLDGGSFTADVMQETLNRSSLGQLTLGSSVNLERAAALNSRLGGHLVQGHVDATGAVVSRTPSENWTVVRISLPAEISRYVVEKGSITVDGVSLTVSGLGGERGQEWFEISLIPTTLSLTTLGTAEPGTLVNLEVDVIAKYVERLQNAR; from the coding sequence ATGTTCACCGGCATCGTCGAGGAACTCGGTGAGATCGTCGCGAAGGAGGACCTCGCCGACGCGGCACGCTTCACCGTGCGCGGACCGCTGGTCACCTCCGACGCCAAGCACGGCGATTCGATCGCGGTCAACGGGGTGTGCCTGACGGTCGTCGACGTGCTCGACGGTGGGTCCTTCACCGCCGATGTGATGCAGGAGACGCTGAACCGGTCATCGCTCGGACAGCTCACCCTCGGCAGCTCCGTCAACCTCGAACGCGCCGCCGCACTGAACAGCCGCCTCGGCGGCCACCTCGTGCAGGGTCACGTCGACGCCACCGGCGCCGTCGTCTCCCGCACACCCTCGGAGAACTGGACGGTGGTGCGTATCTCGCTCCCGGCCGAAATCTCCCGCTACGTCGTCGAAAAGGGCTCGATCACCGTCGACGGTGTCTCGCTGACGGTCTCGGGTCTCGGAGGGGAACGCGGACAGGAGTGGTTCGAGATCTCGCTCATCCCGACCACCCTGTCGCTGACGACGCTCGGCACCGCCGAGCCGGGCACCCTCGTCAACCTCGAGGTCGACGTGATCGCCAAGTACGTGGAGCGCCTGCAGAACGCGCGCTGA
- the ribD gene encoding bifunctional diaminohydroxyphosphoribosylaminopyrimidine deaminase/5-amino-6-(5-phosphoribosylamino)uracil reductase RibD, with translation MTAPEVAEALQFALDASEAVRGTTSPNPPVGAVILDADGAVAGVGATAPPGGPHAEVRALEAAGERARGGTAVVTLEPCNHTGRTGPCAQALIEAGIATVYYSVADPNPVAGGGADTLRAAGITVHPGLGAEAVARGPLRAWLHRQRTGRPHVTWKYAASMDGRSAAADGTSKWISGPESRARVHDQRSRLDAIIVGTGTVLADDPWLTARLPDGELAPHQPLRVVVGMREIPTSARVLDDAAPTLVLRTHDIGEVLDALGDRPDVLLEGGPRLAGAFLAAGCVDRIQAYLAPVVLGAGEAAVEDTGVGTISDALRFRRERVETVGSDILLTLVPDRDN, from the coding sequence GTGACCGCACCCGAGGTCGCCGAAGCCCTCCAGTTCGCGCTCGATGCCTCGGAGGCCGTACGGGGTACGACCAGCCCCAACCCGCCTGTCGGCGCGGTGATCCTCGACGCGGACGGCGCGGTGGCAGGTGTCGGGGCCACCGCACCACCCGGAGGTCCGCACGCGGAGGTCCGGGCACTCGAGGCAGCGGGCGAACGCGCGCGCGGCGGCACCGCCGTCGTCACCCTCGAACCGTGCAACCACACCGGCCGCACCGGCCCGTGCGCGCAGGCCCTCATCGAGGCGGGGATCGCGACGGTGTACTACTCCGTCGCCGACCCGAATCCCGTCGCCGGGGGAGGCGCCGACACCCTCCGCGCCGCGGGCATCACCGTGCATCCCGGTCTCGGTGCCGAGGCCGTCGCCCGCGGCCCGCTGCGGGCATGGTTGCACCGGCAGCGCACCGGCCGGCCGCACGTGACGTGGAAGTACGCCGCGTCGATGGACGGTCGCAGCGCGGCGGCAGACGGCACGAGCAAGTGGATCTCCGGTCCCGAATCGCGTGCGCGCGTGCACGACCAGCGGAGCCGGCTCGACGCGATCATCGTCGGAACCGGCACCGTCCTCGCCGACGACCCGTGGCTGACCGCCCGTCTGCCCGACGGTGAACTCGCGCCGCACCAGCCGCTGCGGGTTGTCGTCGGTATGCGTGAGATTCCCACCTCTGCAAGGGTTCTCGACGACGCGGCGCCGACGCTGGTGCTGCGCACCCACGACATCGGGGAGGTGCTCGACGCGCTCGGCGATCGACCCGACGTGCTGCTCGAGGGCGGCCCCCGGCTCGCGGGCGCGTTCCTCGCAGCGGGCTGCGTCGACCGCATCCAGGCATATCTGGCGCCCGTCGTGCTCGGAGCCGGTGAGGCCGCCGTCGAGGACACCGGCGTGGGCACGATCTCCGACGCGCTACGGTTCCGCCGGGAACGGGTCGAGACCGTCGGCTCGGACATTCTGTTGACACTCGTCCCGGACCGGGACAACTGA
- a CDS encoding sensor histidine kinase — translation MTTESGKQAGTQRTGHLRIPHPGRGSALPARWRILSWILLTTAVALVAVVVTARVLLLNHVDRDANADITQEIDEFRAFAAEGVDPTTTLPFTSVERMLEVYLNRQHTSEGEVIVGVVDGSLLFDRRIAVDRPDLPANLTEDGVLFERILNAPTGSGVHEVDGGQMRWARADVTSGDDRGALIVAVFTAEQRAKVADTARTIGLVAIGGLGLTAIIGWLVAGQILAPIRQVREVAAAIGEKDLTSRVPVHGRDDIAALAQTFNSMLDRLEQAYTTQQQFVDDAGHELRTPITVIRGHLELMDLGHADDATREETIRLVEDELDRMARIVTDLLVLAKAERPDFVQRRPVDVTDLMLDVEAKAQMLGTRDWQLMEIAEGTADIDAQRVTQAVLQYATNAVTHTRPGDVIQLGSAFVEHDGIEHLRIWVRDTGPGVAPDDAARIFERFRRGRTVPGDRHGPAAERGGAGLGLAIVRAIADAHHGSAWVESTVGHGATFGIDLPVRDPAGTTGTTDTTCTAGSPGTAETRRTASQ, via the coding sequence ATGACGACTGAGTCGGGGAAACAGGCCGGCACGCAGCGCACCGGTCACCTCCGCATCCCTCACCCCGGTCGCGGATCCGCGCTCCCTGCCCGATGGCGCATCCTCAGCTGGATCCTGCTGACCACGGCCGTCGCGCTCGTCGCCGTCGTCGTCACCGCGCGAGTGCTGCTCCTCAACCACGTCGACCGCGACGCGAACGCCGACATCACCCAGGAGATCGACGAATTCCGGGCGTTCGCCGCCGAAGGCGTCGACCCCACCACGACGTTGCCGTTCACCTCCGTGGAGCGGATGCTCGAGGTCTATCTCAACCGCCAGCACACCTCGGAGGGCGAGGTGATCGTCGGCGTCGTCGACGGTTCGTTGCTCTTCGACCGCCGTATCGCGGTGGACCGGCCCGACCTGCCGGCGAACCTCACCGAGGACGGTGTGCTGTTCGAGCGCATCCTCAACGCCCCCACAGGCTCGGGCGTCCACGAGGTGGACGGTGGACAGATGCGCTGGGCCCGCGCCGACGTCACCTCCGGAGACGACCGGGGCGCGCTGATCGTCGCCGTGTTCACCGCCGAGCAACGCGCGAAGGTCGCCGACACCGCCCGCACCATCGGGCTGGTCGCGATCGGCGGCCTCGGTCTCACGGCGATCATCGGCTGGCTGGTCGCAGGGCAGATCCTCGCCCCGATCCGCCAGGTGCGCGAGGTGGCCGCCGCCATCGGCGAGAAGGATCTGACGAGTCGGGTGCCCGTGCACGGACGCGACGACATCGCCGCCCTGGCCCAGACTTTCAACTCGATGCTCGACCGCCTCGAACAGGCCTACACCACGCAGCAGCAGTTCGTCGACGACGCCGGCCACGAACTGCGGACACCGATCACCGTGATCCGCGGGCACCTCGAACTCATGGATCTCGGTCACGCCGACGACGCGACACGCGAGGAGACGATCCGGCTCGTCGAGGACGAACTCGACCGGATGGCGCGGATCGTCACCGACCTGCTCGTCCTCGCCAAGGCCGAACGCCCCGACTTCGTGCAGCGACGACCGGTCGACGTCACCGACCTCATGCTCGACGTCGAGGCCAAGGCGCAGATGCTCGGCACCCGCGACTGGCAGCTCATGGAGATCGCCGAGGGCACGGCCGACATCGACGCCCAACGCGTCACCCAGGCCGTGCTGCAGTACGCGACCAATGCCGTCACCCACACCCGACCCGGGGACGTCATCCAGCTCGGATCCGCCTTCGTCGAACACGACGGTATCGAGCACCTCCGGATCTGGGTCCGGGACACCGGACCCGGGGTCGCACCGGACGACGCGGCACGCATCTTCGAACGCTTCCGCCGCGGACGCACCGTCCCCGGCGACCGGCACGGACCCGCCGCCGAACGAGGCGGGGCGGGTCTCGGACTCGCCATCGTCCGCGCCATCGCCGACGCGCACCACGGCTCGGCCTGGGTCGAGAGCACGGTCGGACACGGCGCGACGTTCGGCATCGACCTCCCCGTACGAGACCCCGCAGGAACCACCGGCACGACCGACACGACCTGCACGGCCGGTTCGCCCGGTACAGCCGAGACTCGAAGGACCGCATCACAGTGA
- the rpe gene encoding ribulose-phosphate 3-epimerase, with the protein MAHPMIAPSILSADFARLADEAQAVAGADWLHVDVMDAHFVPNLTLGLPVVESLLKATDIPLDCHLMIENPGRWAPPYAEAGAHNVTFHAEATDDPVAVARDIRAAGGKAGLSVKPGTPIEPYLEILKEFDTLLVMSVEPGFGGQSFIPDVLDKARQVRRLVDSGELRLLVEIDGGINTDTIEAAAEAGVDCFVAGSAVYGAADPGEAVRKLRAQAGAASPHLTLAP; encoded by the coding sequence GTGGCCCACCCGATGATCGCTCCGTCCATCCTGTCCGCGGATTTCGCTCGTCTCGCCGACGAGGCGCAGGCCGTCGCCGGTGCCGACTGGCTCCACGTCGACGTCATGGACGCCCATTTCGTTCCGAACCTGACGCTCGGTCTCCCGGTCGTCGAGTCGCTGCTGAAGGCGACCGACATCCCGCTCGACTGTCACCTCATGATCGAGAATCCCGGCCGATGGGCACCGCCCTACGCCGAGGCCGGTGCCCACAACGTCACCTTCCACGCCGAGGCGACCGACGACCCGGTCGCCGTGGCCCGCGACATCCGCGCGGCCGGCGGCAAGGCCGGGCTGTCCGTCAAGCCCGGCACCCCCATCGAGCCCTATCTCGAGATCCTGAAGGAATTCGACACGTTGCTCGTGATGAGCGTCGAGCCGGGCTTCGGTGGTCAGTCCTTCATCCCGGACGTCCTCGACAAGGCCCGCCAGGTGCGCCGCCTCGTCGACTCGGGTGAACTGCGTCTGCTCGTCGAGATCGACGGCGGCATCAACACCGACACCATCGAAGCCGCCGCGGAAGCCGGTGTGGACTGCTTCGTTGCCGGGTCCGCCGTCTACGGCGCCGCCGATCCCGGTGAGGCGGTCCGCAAGCTGCGGGCGCAGGCCGGGGCCGCGTCCCCGCACCTGACGCTCGCGCCGTGA
- a CDS encoding glycerate kinase family protein yields the protein MALKVPHRVLVAPSGFKESLDAPGVAAAIGAGVRRALPCAAVDLVPVPDGGEGTAEILAEATGGSLVPVTVTGPVGEPVRASWARLGGATRGTAVVEMASAAGLRLVPADRRDPGATTTRGVGELIAAALDDGIRRIVIGCGDSGTSDGGAGALRALGARILDADGDELPDGGRHLARAAHLDLDGLHPALADTEIVLACNVHNVLCGPTGVARVFGPQKGATPAQVEELSAALERWAKVLERDGRAHGLDVRFGAGTGASGGLGAGLAAGIGARIASRFDVLLDSGLSGIDLDSLIARADLIITAEGSIDFQTPRGKVPAEVARRAQRAGVPVLAIAGSLGEGARDVHDVGIGAIASIIPVPMRLEDAVANGHDLLVDAAARSMRLLMLGSAVASRSKGRAKKRKHRAPAA from the coding sequence ATGGCGTTGAAGGTTCCTCATCGCGTGCTCGTCGCGCCCAGCGGTTTCAAGGAGAGTCTCGACGCGCCAGGCGTCGCTGCCGCGATCGGTGCGGGAGTCCGCCGGGCGCTACCGTGCGCCGCCGTCGACCTCGTGCCCGTTCCCGACGGTGGGGAGGGCACCGCCGAGATCCTCGCCGAGGCCACCGGCGGCTCGCTCGTCCCGGTCACCGTGACCGGTCCCGTCGGCGAGCCGGTGCGGGCGAGCTGGGCGCGTCTCGGCGGTGCCACCCGCGGGACGGCGGTCGTCGAGATGGCCTCGGCTGCCGGCCTTCGGCTCGTGCCCGCCGATCGCCGTGATCCCGGTGCCACCACCACCCGCGGGGTCGGTGAACTCATTGCCGCGGCACTCGACGACGGCATCCGCCGCATCGTGATCGGCTGCGGCGACTCGGGCACCAGTGACGGCGGAGCCGGGGCCCTGCGAGCACTCGGCGCCCGGATCCTCGACGCCGACGGCGACGAACTACCCGACGGCGGACGGCACCTCGCGCGCGCCGCGCATCTCGATCTCGACGGTCTGCACCCGGCGCTCGCCGACACCGAGATCGTGCTGGCCTGCAACGTCCACAACGTCCTGTGCGGTCCGACCGGCGTCGCTCGGGTCTTCGGCCCGCAGAAGGGTGCGACACCCGCGCAGGTCGAGGAGCTGTCCGCTGCTCTGGAGCGCTGGGCGAAGGTGCTCGAGCGGGACGGGCGGGCACACGGGCTGGATGTGCGGTTCGGGGCGGGCACCGGCGCCTCCGGCGGCCTCGGTGCCGGTCTGGCCGCGGGCATCGGCGCCCGGATCGCCTCCCGGTTCGACGTGCTGCTCGATAGTGGCCTGTCTGGTATCGATCTCGACTCCCTGATCGCGCGTGCCGACCTGATCATCACCGCCGAGGGCAGCATCGACTTCCAGACCCCGCGCGGCAAGGTACCTGCGGAGGTCGCCCGCCGCGCCCAGCGTGCGGGCGTTCCGGTGCTCGCCATCGCCGGATCGCTCGGCGAGGGGGCGCGCGATGTCCACGACGTCGGGATCGGCGCGATCGCGTCGATCATCCCCGTCCCGATGCGCCTCGAGGACGCCGTCGCCAACGGTCACGACCTGCTCGTCGACGCCGCGGCGCGGTCCATGCGCCTGCTGATGCTCGGCTCCGCCGTGGCGAGTCGCAGCAAGGGCCGGGCGAAGAAGCGCAAGCACCGAGCGCCGGCGGCGTGA
- a CDS encoding RsmB/NOP family class I SAM-dependent RNA methyltransferase has product MSESGRPPRGKRNPGGRNPAGRGGRNGGGKPNRNPASEHARRPSKPPADPARVAARDVLRAVRERDAYANLVLPSLLRERHLDARDAALATELTYGAARARGLLDAVIADAANRPVDEIDGALLDVLRLGAYQLLRTRVAPHAAVATSVDLVRAEFESGRAGFVNAVLRRVGERSEEEWITLLAPDPDRDPVGHLAFRYAHPLWIAQAFAHALGSDASELADVLAADDARPIVHLVARPGVITAEELALVTGGEIGPWSPYAVHLEHGDPGRLEPVREGMAAVQDEGSQLVARALTLAPLVGEDRGRWLDLCAGPGGKAALLGAIAAIDGFAVDAVEPVEHRAELVRKTARDLPVTVHVADGREPGLEPGYDRILVDAPCTGLGALRRRPEARWRRQPGDVAELVRLQKELLASAIGLLRPGGVVLYSTCSPHVSETVAVVSDAVRRHGVEQLDTRELVPGVPQIGEGPGVQLWPHRHGTDAMFMAALRKPER; this is encoded by the coding sequence ATGAGCGAATCCGGCAGGCCCCCGCGGGGCAAGCGCAATCCCGGAGGACGGAACCCCGCAGGTCGCGGTGGACGGAACGGCGGAGGGAAGCCGAACCGCAATCCGGCGTCCGAACACGCCCGCCGACCGTCGAAGCCACCCGCCGACCCCGCACGCGTCGCCGCGCGGGACGTACTGCGCGCCGTGCGCGAACGGGACGCCTACGCCAATCTCGTTCTCCCGTCGCTGCTCCGGGAGCGGCATCTCGACGCGCGCGACGCTGCCCTGGCCACCGAGCTCACCTACGGCGCGGCCCGCGCCCGAGGCCTGCTGGACGCCGTGATCGCCGATGCCGCGAACCGTCCCGTCGACGAGATCGACGGCGCGTTGCTCGACGTACTGCGTCTGGGGGCCTACCAGTTGCTGCGCACGCGCGTCGCCCCGCACGCCGCCGTCGCCACGAGCGTCGACCTAGTCCGGGCCGAATTCGAATCGGGCCGAGCAGGTTTCGTCAACGCGGTGCTTCGTCGTGTGGGTGAGCGTTCGGAGGAGGAGTGGATCACGCTGCTCGCCCCCGATCCGGACCGCGACCCGGTGGGTCACCTGGCCTTCCGGTACGCCCACCCTCTGTGGATCGCGCAGGCGTTCGCCCACGCGCTCGGATCGGACGCCTCCGAACTCGCCGACGTCCTCGCCGCCGACGACGCGCGCCCGATCGTCCACCTCGTCGCTCGCCCGGGGGTCATCACCGCGGAGGAACTCGCGCTCGTCACCGGAGGTGAGATCGGACCGTGGTCGCCCTATGCGGTGCACCTCGAGCACGGTGATCCCGGCCGCCTCGAACCCGTCCGGGAGGGTATGGCCGCGGTCCAGGACGAAGGTAGTCAGCTCGTCGCACGTGCCCTCACCCTCGCGCCCCTCGTCGGCGAGGATCGGGGCCGCTGGCTCGATCTGTGCGCGGGACCGGGTGGAAAGGCGGCACTGCTCGGCGCCATCGCCGCGATCGACGGGTTCGCCGTGGACGCGGTCGAACCGGTCGAACATCGCGCGGAGCTGGTCCGCAAGACCGCCCGCGACCTGCCGGTGACCGTGCACGTCGCCGACGGTCGCGAGCCCGGACTCGAACCGGGCTACGACCGGATCCTCGTGGACGCGCCCTGCACGGGACTCGGCGCGTTGCGTCGGCGTCCCGAGGCGCGGTGGCGCAGGCAACCCGGCGACGTCGCCGAACTGGTGCGATTGCAGAAGGAACTGCTCGCATCGGCGATCGGGCTGCTGCGTCCCGGGGGTGTGGTGCTCTATTCGACGTGTTCGCCGCACGTCTCGGAGACGGTCGCCGTCGTGTCCGACGCGGTGCGCCGCCACGGTGTCGAACAGCTCGACACGCGCGAACTCGTCCCCGGCGTGCCGCAGATCGGGGAGGGGCCGGGAGTCCAGCTCTGGCCGCACCGTCACGGCACCGACGCCATGTTCATGGCTGCGCTGCGTAAACCCGAGCGCTGA
- a CDS encoding SLC13 family permease codes for MTFHATVPPSVVAPQPRPPRRHAIPAPGRIVAVGILAGTVGLLVYLTRTDPDLTTPAAVTMIVFAVAVWLWVFTKIDDTYVALGAAAALTVVGVIDAEALFATLGDDVVWLLLSAFVIASGVASSGLATRGAAFLVTGARSPRALVHLVTAALIVTAFAVPSTSGRAALVLPVFVALATVLADRPRLVRALALLFPTVILLSAVASLLGAGAHLITSQILVTATGTGFDFATWMILGLPLAIVSSHAAAELVLLLFTSADDRRGRLTVTAADIGAQTDTPVSGPLSVAESRAALLLVVVMVLWCTEPVHGIHPAVVALLGALVATSPRYGSVRLAPALKTVPWPLLLFMAATLSIGTALTTSGAADWLASTAFGPLTSRGESAGPLFVIVVVVISTAAHLVIQSRSARSAVLVPVVVALAPSVGVDPLAAAFVSTAAAGFCHTLPSSAKPVTLFADVPGTPTYSTSDLLRLAAWLGPLLATLVLLFAWFVWPLLGLSLFV; via the coding sequence ATGACCTTCCACGCCACCGTTCCGCCGAGCGTCGTTGCGCCGCAGCCGCGCCCGCCGCGCAGACACGCGATCCCGGCGCCCGGCCGGATCGTCGCGGTCGGGATCCTCGCCGGCACCGTCGGTCTCCTCGTGTATCTCACGCGCACCGACCCAGACCTGACGACTCCGGCCGCCGTCACCATGATCGTGTTCGCCGTGGCCGTCTGGCTGTGGGTGTTCACGAAAATCGACGACACCTATGTGGCGCTCGGCGCTGCCGCGGCCCTCACGGTCGTCGGTGTCATCGACGCGGAGGCACTGTTCGCGACCCTCGGCGACGACGTCGTGTGGCTCCTGTTGTCCGCCTTCGTGATCGCCTCCGGTGTGGCGTCGTCGGGTCTGGCGACGCGCGGCGCGGCCTTCCTGGTGACGGGGGCGCGCAGCCCGCGGGCGCTCGTGCACCTGGTGACGGCGGCACTGATCGTCACCGCTTTCGCGGTGCCGTCGACCTCCGGTCGTGCCGCACTGGTGCTCCCGGTGTTCGTGGCGCTCGCGACGGTCCTCGCCGACCGGCCACGACTGGTGCGGGCACTCGCGTTGCTCTTCCCCACGGTGATCCTGCTGTCGGCGGTGGCGTCGCTGCTCGGCGCCGGTGCGCACCTGATCACCTCGCAGATCCTCGTCACCGCGACCGGCACCGGATTCGACTTCGCGACCTGGATGATCCTCGGCCTGCCGCTGGCGATCGTCTCGTCGCACGCCGCCGCCGAGCTGGTGCTGCTGCTGTTCACCTCCGCCGACGATCGGCGCGGACGCCTCACCGTCACCGCCGCCGACATCGGCGCGCAGACCGACACCCCGGTCTCCGGGCCGCTCTCCGTCGCCGAATCCCGCGCCGCCCTTCTGCTGGTCGTGGTGATGGTGCTGTGGTGCACCGAACCCGTCCACGGCATCCACCCGGCGGTGGTGGCACTGCTCGGTGCGCTCGTCGCGACCTCCCCGCGGTACGGTTCCGTGCGCCTCGCGCCCGCACTGAAGACCGTGCCGTGGCCCCTGCTGCTGTTCATGGCGGCGACGCTGTCGATCGGTACCGCGCTGACGACGAGCGGCGCGGCGGACTGGCTCGCATCGACGGCCTTCGGCCCACTCACCTCGCGCGGAGAGAGTGCCGGACCACTGTTCGTGATCGTCGTGGTCGTGATCTCCACCGCGGCCCACCTGGTCATCCAGTCGCGCTCGGCCCGCTCCGCCGTTCTCGTTCCCGTCGTGGTGGCACTCGCCCCGAGCGTCGGTGTCGATCCGCTCGCCGCGGCCTTTGTCTCGACGGCCGCCGCAGGCTTCTGCCACACCCTGCCGTCGTCGGCCAAGCCCGTGACGCTGTTCGCGGACGTGCCCGGCACCCCCACCTACTCGACCTCGGATCTGCTGCGCCTGGCGGCGTGGCTCGGTCCGCTCCTCGCCACGCTGGTCCTGCTGTTCGCGTGGTTCGTCTGGCCGCTGCTCGGCCTGTCGCTGTTCGTCTGA